In Bactrocera neohumeralis isolate Rockhampton chromosome 5, APGP_CSIRO_Bneo_wtdbg2-racon-allhic-juicebox.fasta_v2, whole genome shotgun sequence, the genomic window CTCAACTTGCGTGGCTTTCTTATTGCTGTTTTTTTATTCTACtatggttttgttgttgcagtattTCTGTTCATACTTCCAAATTGACGACATAACGGTGACGTGCGcggcatttttttataatattcacaTTGGCTTTGCTTTTGTTCCACTTCTCAATGGAAGCAACCGGCAAatacaacatgttgcaagttcTATGTTGCAGGTTGCGAGTTTTGTTGTTAGTTGCAAGCACGTGCGTCGAATGGGTTTGTTATTTCAGTATATTGGGTGCGAAAATTGTTCGTATGAAGAGCAGAAACTCAATTGACTACTGAACTATATAGAAATAGTTATGCTACAAAAGTTTACTGTGGATTCTGTTGTTGATTCTGCAGGTATCGAAAAGTACTTTAATTATCTCTTATATTAGAGtgaatttttcccaaattctgCAATAGCAGCTGACTTAttcgaatataaatatttctacatGAGATTTTGCGTTCATTCTATATTTTTAGTGTgagcttaaaaaaatatgataacaGAAATGGAAACAGAAACAGATTTTAACTgaacagaatttttttatttaccataaaaaaagtttctacaAATAGAATAAGCTAAAGTTGCGAAATTTCGTCTAATTTCAATAATTGCAATACAGACAGAAACTGGAAGAACAGGAACTGAATAATGGAAACAGAAACTGAATATatgaaacaattaaatttaatagaatAGTTTTGCATTTGTCGACTGGCAAATTAAAACTCACTCTAAATATACCATATTTTTTCAAGCTTTCCTATAACAGAAATAGAAACAGAAACTGTAACCTAAGTTTGTGTTAGTTTAAACAAAAGTTTTCgtctatttttgaatatatttatggaTTAATTACAAAAggtgttaaaaatattatcttacaTTGATGTCGCATCAGAATGGAAACAGAAACCGAAAATTTGGTATAACGTTATATATGCCCTTACTTGCTCTCTTATGTTAGGTGCTGTTATGTTTATTGTGAAGCCTTCGACGGGGTCCTTTAGCGTTTCTTTTACAGCCCCTGCTACTTCCTTTTTTGTTGTGAATGAGTCAAGGTCTCTAATTTTTATAGCAGCCTTTGGTTTAAGGTCGGCTACAGTTGCAGATTCCCTAAGGGTGATCTTGAAACGCCTCACAGAAGCTGGCTTTTCTTGTCTGTCTCTTCTCCAGTTCTAATAGTAGAGAACCGGTTCTTGTTTTGCGGATGCCCTTGACCTTAACCTCTCTTCACCGTTGTTTTCAACTCGTCATCGTACTGTTTCTCGAGGCGTCACGTGACTTGTCGCGCGCCGCTTTGAGGTTATTGACTCGTAGGTCGTGATGCGTCTGCTTAGATGTCCTCaccatttctctttttctgcGATGATCCAATTTCTGCGGTAACTTTTAATGACGTCGAAGAGTTTGTCAAGCTGTGTCGTTCCGTTCTTTGCATCAATGCTGACGTTCTTTTGTTTTGCCATCGCCATCTTAATTTTTTGCATGATATTCTTGCACTTTTCTAGGGATTCCTCTTCTGCTTGTCTCATTTGGGGAATGTATTCTTGTTTCGGCGGGTCTTGAGGTCCTTCTTTAGTGATAGCTGGGTGCTCTTCCCTTTTCCTTGTTTTGCCGGTGGTGCTTGTTTTGCCGGAGTATCGTTTGAGGCAGTCTTTTCGCCagttttgtatgatttttttttggagtGACGGTGAGTATAGGGTATAAGACGTTTCCATATTCCTCGTCTTCTccatctttattttatttgttctgAATTGTGGTTCTGTTTCTGGTTTGATATAGTTTCAAcatatttctattaaatatgaaattaattattcccgttaaacaaattgaaaaaaatttgtcgaaatgaaaaatcaatttCCACTTGCCTTcttcttcgaaatattttcccaaacaaattgctttcaaaatgatgtttcttcatatttcattttcagtttaatttttttactaaacttagcaaaactgaaaaagttttgtttttttatattttttataattaattttttatataaaataatttcgttcaaataatttttgcaacCTTTTCGGCACCTTTTGGCACAATAAACCGAAAGCAAaaatcagattccacaacaacTTCGAATAAAACTCCTTAAAAAGTAAGCGCTTTCAGAATGGCAGCGGGGAGGACCTACTTAAAACGAGTAATGGCTGGTGTTGAAATCGAGCATATGACCTTGATGGAAGCGAAACGAGGTCACCACGAACTTTACCAAGCTCTTTTATCCGAGCTGTGCTTCGAGGGCTGCATGACTTGCGCCAAGTACTTCGAGTACCTGGTGTGTGAGGAGAATGCGCTCATCAATGATAAATTCATCAAGAAACGCATGTGGGCGAAAAAGAGGGAATTGCTGAAGCTATACGAAACTTGCAAGGCAGCCGAGTTGGTGTCTAAGTTGAAGACTTGCCTTAGCAGAAAGTCCACCTATGAACTTATCTATCAAGCACTGGGTATAGCGAAGAGTTTACCCGATTCTTTTCATTGGTTCACGAAGAGTTTCCTTGAAATAATCATCGAAATAGCGGATTCGTTTGGCGTGAACGATGTTATGTGCTGCGAGTTGCGTGCGAAGATTTTTACGCATTACGCTGTGTTTCATATGACTGGCAGTGAGTTTCTTGGTATTTTAATAGAATCTTGgtgtgttgttgtattttttgaattatctacatctttgagttcaatttttgtTCGCAAAATCTTCATTACTGTTTATCGCCGACTTGGAGCTGTAGGCTTCAAAGCATTTTAAACTGCCTTCTCGAAGTTATAGAGAAGCATTGCTTTGGCCCTTGGCAGATAGTAGCCAACTCTTCAAGATCAAAGAAGGAGTCAGAGTCAAAAGTCTATCGCATGTCTCGATTATTCAGTAAATCCAGAACCCATCATATTACCTGTTTTTGCTATTCTCAACTGCTTTCTCTCCTTCACATCGataatttcttcttcaaaactcttccagGGGCGCACAGTTTCAAAAGAGAAATTACATACTTCGAGAAAGCGTTATCGCTGAGTCGCGCTCAAGACTGGCGTACCGATAACATAACGCCCGTGTTTGATGAGCAAAATTTACATGAATTTGTTGGTGTAACATTTGCCAGCGTACTCTTCAAATCGGCAAAGGCATTTATACATACCAACCCAAAGCTGGGCATAGAACAAGCTGATCGTTCAATCAAATGTATAGCCGAAGGTGAGCCCTAAAGCCCTAagattttttagcataaatatgaatGTCTGTGGAATTAATTTCAGTTggtcaaatgaagttgaaaattCTAGTCGCGAAGGCGATTTTGGTGAAAGCGCGCCTGCTAATAGAGATCAGCAATTACAAAGAGGCTATGAGGCACTTAAGATCCGCTGAACGTTATTTGATGGGCGAGAAAAACAATGAGTTCCAGAAAGTGAGATGTGAATTAAACATTTCTAAGGCCGTGTGTTATGaaaagtatgaaaatatttccagTTTGAATCTTGAACTCTAAGCTTTCAAATTTTAGTTAGTTAGTTGCATTTTCCTCCCTAAAAGGTTGGCTTTTATTGTATAGGCCTTCCAGGAAACGCCTTCATTTCTTATGGAGTTAACTTCCAGAGCTTCCatatttggtaaatttttgtACCCATGTTCCGAAAATAGGTCTCAGTTAAGGCTAGATTCGACGATGAAGTATTTTTCGAAACAGGGTCTTCTTCTAGCAATGACATAAACTGGCATAGTATGAACCCTTTTATTTCGTTCTGGGATTAAAAGTTGGTTTAAATCTCTTCAATAAGGACCACAAAAATTATTGGGTTTAACTTTTGTTATTTAGGGCTTTTCCATTTCAACACGGCTTTTCTTCAATCTATAACAAGAGGTATAGTAAAAAGCTCATTGAGCCACACAAGGACGCACTCTCGGTTTCGATACGAATGAGTCCGATAATCGGGGCATAACAAATCTGAAATACTCTATGATTTAACAAGAGATTATTCCAACACGTTTTAAGAATTCGGTTAAGTATATGGATAGTAAGTGTATTGATCTCCTTAGTCACAGGCTTTCTCTCAAATCAGATTTTCTTCTTGGATACttcgtaattattttttattataattcgtATACGAGTCTTCTTTCAACATAAAACGCCTTGTTTAGGAAGAAGTTAGCAAAGGTAGTTAACACTTTTGAATTGTTGAGGTTACAAGTGATTAAAACTGACAACATTTGACAGGTGACAGCGTCCGTTATATGATTTTTTAGTACCAGTAGGAATCTTATTGACTATACGAGTAGAGCAGTGATAATCAAGGCTTCCACTCGGTAGCCAGCAGCTTTAGGGTATCGAGCTTACTAGTccaaatacaagaaaataagCTAGGCAGTTGACAGCTGACAGTTGGCAGATAGTATAAATACTAATAAGGCTAATTCGATTAAACTGAAGAAAACAGCAAACTAATGCTTCCAAATGGTTTTTAAGGCAAAAATGTTTAGAAGATAATCTTCAACAGTCAGACAGTCTAAACAGTTTTGGAGCCATATGGTACCATCTCTCTCTATCTTACATACTCACCATCTTATAgaactataaaataaatgcactaATTATCACCCTTTATCTTCCAAAGTTTGGGCTCCACACCCTACGCTATGGCCAAACTGAGATTGGCAGTTTTGTTAGCGCGACATCTGGAGTTGAGTAAACTGCTGGGCTTAGCATTGCTGCAAGTGGCAAAGATCTATATGAAAACCCCAAGCAAATATCATTTAGCTGAGAATGCGCTTAGAGAGGCACGCGACTCATTCCAAGATGAAGAAGAGTCGGAAAACAAGCGATGTGTCAAATATATGGTCGCCTTATTGCAAACCATCTCGAATGAGAAAACCTACATAGACATCATTAAGAGTTCGCAATTCAATTTTTGTGATTTGTATAAATTGCGCAAATGGAAGAATCAAGCGAAACCGTTTTGGAAGCGACGTGGTACGATCACTTTTATCAAGTCCTTTACTACGCTAAGTCTCTTGAGTATTGCCACCACCGAATTGCCGTCGGAAGTGAGCGAAGATTCTGAAGAACCGACCTCAGAGGTTAATGAGTCTGAGTCGGAGGAAACGGGTAGTGATCCGATCGAGTGCCTATTGAATGAGTTTAAGTGACCATTTAAAAGTACAGTGTAAACATATGTGAGTGGGGTGTgaatttgaaacaaaatcgctagaaataaacacaaaattataaacaaactaAGGGAGCTTTATTTGTAGGAAGaaacttggttttttttttgtacataactACTGTCTATACATCTACTATATGTTCGACCACTCTTTCCATTTATTGCCTAgatgtgtatttgtttttagGCTACAAATATTCTCGAAGCTTCGCTGTTGTCTGTTGCGAGGCGGGGactattgtaaaatatttttttaatatatttttctaattttgggCAGAAAGTGGGAACGTAGGTACTGTGTAGAGGTAGGACACACCTttaagctatagtgatccgatccgaACAATGTGTTCGAAGATTGCAAAGTGGTCTAAGAATAATGCATCCAAAATTTCCTGAAGGTAACTTGtcaaatgaacattttttttcatataagaatttGATCATTCAGTGTGTTTGACTTCTATCTACTTTAGTAGTCCGATATAGGCGTTCCCGActaatgagtagcttcttgggaTGAAAAGAACGTTTGCAGAATTTCataccgatatctcaaaaactgtggtCGGGTTGGTAATGGGTACGCCTCAATCCCTGTAAAATCAAACCCATCTATAATGGAGGTGTAGATAGAGTAAATATAACTTCCAACTCGTCGTTTGTCGGAACTTTTCTTGGGAATAGAAAGACTAATTTTATGGAATCTTCGAAAGCTATGAAAATCGTTCATCTACATATCCCCACACGTTCGAAAGTTCTTACATttgtaagataaataaatatgaagaaATTGAAGCTTGCACTGCGACCGAAGGTCTATTATGGCGCCCTCCGTAACACAGATTTACATAGGCCCAGCACCCTGACGGATTCCAGGAACACTTTTAAGGTAATGTGATCCCTTTTCGGATATACATATAGATCCAAGTACCTTGATCTTGCGTTTACTGACTAGAATATTTAAGTTGCTCAAGAATTTCCGGATTCTTGACGCAAAACCGGCGGCTCTTACAAGAAGCTATACACATATTGAATAGCTGCTTCTTCAGACTACAACGTCCAGTGCAAAATATCACGAGTAACTTGAATTTTTATAAGGGGAAGTTCCTTATTCGTTTGAACCGACTTTACTcagataaacatatttaattttttttcatggtATAACTTAATATAACTTAACAAAAACGTTGTCTTAacttagatagatagatagatagtaaAATTGAGGATTTGCATTGTGCCCTCTCCAATATCACATAAGGTCACAAAGGTCCatcattctgaacaattccAGAAGCTTGCTAGGCGCGACTGAGGtgttgtgatccctgtccagGAAGGTGGAACCTAGGCccttgagcctgcttctacaaattgctgggcaatctaGAATCTGCTGTTCTGGCGTTTGAGTGTCTTAATTTAGTATAACATACATATCTTAAGCATATCGTAACTTAATTTGACTTAACGTAATGGAACTTAACTTAGCCAAACTTAGCACAGTGTAAAAAAACGAATCTTAATTCAACTTAATATAAttgacttaacttaactaaacttaaaacaacttaaaacaaaacttgACGTAGCTAAATTTAACACAACTTAAAATACCTTATCTTAATTTTCCATGACTTCATTCGACTTAACTTaactaacttaacttaatttatttaacttaattaacttaatgaaCCTAACCTAGCCGAACTTAACACAACTTATCCTAATTTTCCCCGACTTAATTTGACCTAATTTAACCAACTTAACTTAGCCAAACTtagcaaaacttaaaaaacttaaactaaaaaaattatcttaattTGTCATGAATTAATTCGATTTAACTTAGTGaacttaacttaattaatttaacttaacttagccgaacttaacacaattttaaaaaacttatcTTAACTTGCCATGACTTAATTTGACTTAACTTAAGGAACTTAACTTAGTCAAACTTAACACAACTTAATAAATGTTATTACTTGCCATGACTTATTTCGACTTAACTTAATCCAACTTAGCTTTATGAACTTAACTTAACGTCCTTAACTTAATTGAAcgtaatttaattcaaaaagacaatttaataattttgcttttatggACATGCCGTGGCTtttaagcataaaaaataagttgatttCTAAGCTAAGATTTCCTACAAATGAATCTATGAATATTTAAGCTCATATTGTGGAAACACACTAAATtttcacaagcaaaattttGTGCTTAAAGCTCAAAGCTCTGTAGAGTGACCACTTGCATTTCAATGAGCTTTTATTTCATGCTGAATAAGTTTTTACAGATAATATCAGATAAATGGAGGGGTAGCGCAAAAGCTTTATGGACTTAACTTAACGTCCTTAACTTAATTGAAcgtaatttaattcaaaaagacaattttgcttttatggacaataaaaaataaacatactaAAAATGAATCtatgaatatttacatattgtataaatttcacaagcaaaattttGTCCTTTCTTATATGTGCTTTTATTTCATGCTGAATAAGTTTTTACAGATAATATCAGATAAATGGAGGGGTAGCGCTAAAGCTGCGGCGAATTACCAATCATAAAgacacacacacgtatatatTTGCGAGTCCTTtcttatatgtgtttgtgtatattttctttCGGTGCTGTGGAGGCTGTGTTGTCTTTTAGCTCCAATTGAGTTGAGTTCAtttacatatgcaaatacacacactcacactcgCACTCACAACTCCCGAACTAGCGCGAACTGCAAAAGTGTTGAATAGTGTGCGTTTAGGGTAAGAGGAGGCAGCTGCTAACGCACACCAACACAAGGCGGTGGGAACAACACACTTAACAGTTCCATGATTTGCATATTCATGGGTAGGGTTCGTGAGCACTTTATGCGAAAAGCACTCAGCAGTTACCCATAAatacttacaaacacacacacacgcgccgTGGTGGCCAGCAGACACCTGATGCTGCTCTGGCAATCCTTTCCCGAATGAAGTTCGCGCCGTTCACAAGGCAACAGGCGACGACTGTTGGTGAGCGGGGAGAGGTGCGCGgtgttttattgtttaaattgcACTTttttcatatgcatataattctGTACTTATTtcgttctttttttgtttttgtttattgttattattcttttataatcttttgttttgaaattttcatatccttTTTTTCGCTTGTCCTCCGACCTTTTGTTCATTAATGCGACGAAGTGCTCACATAAAGATGATTTCAGGCGCTCGCAAGCGTAAataagtttgtatgtgtgtgtatatgtgtagatatgtatatatatatatgtgagtatgtgtgtttgcTGCCTAAGTTGAAggtgaattgaaaataatgcaAGGCTCAACAGCAATTCTAAGCAGCGCCAGCGTTCTCACCTTTATACGTGTGTGTGTccacataaatatgtttgtgccTATGTGTGTCTATGTAGCCATAATTGcttttgtgtgcatgtgtgccgTGTACTTGAACTGGCACCTGTCTGCCGTTTGATCTGTCTGCCTTATTTACCGTTGTTTCCTATAGCCATTGTGTCTTATTTATTAATAGCTGCTTGTAGATTAGTACGAAcctctatgtgtgtgtgtgtgtgtgtatgtgtgcgcgcagCGTGCTATCTTTGTTAGCGCTGCTAAATTTAGACTTTGAGGACGCATAAAGTGTGATTGATGATGAATTTAGTAACAATGCCGTGATgacaacatatttttaaaaggtaAAAAGTTCCAActttttactgaagttagaGCCGTTGCTGAAGCATAAAgcgttaattgttgttgttgtagctgtgtAATTAAAATTCACATCATAATTAAGGTATTAAACCACTTGCATATcagaaaaaacaagatttttttgtttttggaatttgtgttttacgaggaattttatttaaaaagtcaataataTTTAAGGAATAAATactgcaaaatttaatgtattttaataaatgcggattcattttgaaaaattcttgaTTAATTTAATCTCTAAGCCAATCTTCAGGAGGATCTCTGAACAAATTAGTTTGTTTGTGAGTGAGATTTTTCCCATGTCAAAAAGCATCTCAAATTCATAAACGACATAATAGTATTTTTACAATAGATGATACAAGTAATGAACGAAGAACGAgttaaaattttgggttttgaCAAAATGGTGCCTTGgctaaaaaagtttgtttttgtcaataaatttaaatttcagagaGACTTAAAATTcggaaatatcaaaaatattatttttcatcaccgaatttgcgcttcttTAAATGACCAGTCCTTATCTCGTCCATCACACTTCTTGTATGGCGGTAATGCCaccctttatttttacgagaaCACTCCCCAATTAAGGGacaattaagggaccgggcaTTCCAGTTGCATGCCCTTAAAACGTAATCCTTAATACGATGATCGtaatcaaaaggggggtctctcgtccgaggctgttgtttatttttcattggtgTTGGGTCCTAAACCCAGCATATAATCCTGgtgagggatggttcgccttctcactttagctcgccttcaaatggatgagAAGGTAAAGTCCTCTTTaacagtgtacagctgctggcgtacgccgatgattttgatatcattgaccGCAACAACCGCGCCTTTAGTTCTGTTtcctccagactggataaggaagcgaagcaaatgggtgtgGTAGTGAACAAGTGCaatgaaatatcttctgtcatgaaaaaaaaaataatcatcgCATTCGCGAGTTGGCTcacatgtcactgttgacaactttgaaatcgtatataatttcgtctttCGTGGAAcgagtatcaacaccaacaacaatatcagctttgaaatccaacaggtgctactttggactgagttggtaattgaaaagcaaagtcctctctcgacgaacataattctacaagtcactcatcatcctcgCCCT contains:
- the LOC126758584 gene encoding uncharacterized protein LOC126758584, which codes for MAAGRTYLKRVMAGVEIEHMTLMEAKRGHHELYQALLSELCFEGCMTCAKYFEYLVCEENALINDKFIKKRMWAKKRELLKLYETCKAAELVSKLKTCLSRKSTYELIYQALGIAKSLPDSFHWFTKSFLEIIIEIADSFGVNDVMCCELRAKIFTHYAVFHMTGRAHSFKREITYFEKALSLSRAQDWRTDNITPVFDEQNLHEFVGVTFASVLFKSAKAFIHTNPKLGIEQADRSIKCIAEVGQMKLKILVAKAILVKARLLIEISNYKEAMRHLRSAERYLMGEKNNEFQKVRCELNISKAVCYENLGSTPYAMAKLRLAVLLARHLELSKLLGLALLQVAKIYMKTPSKYHLAENALREARDSFQDEEESENKRCVKYMVALLQTISNEKTYIDIIKSSQFNFCDLYKLRKWKNQAKPFWKRRGTITFIKSFTTLSLLSIATTELPSEVSEDSEEPTSEVNESESEETGSDPIECLLNEFK